One Dysidea avara chromosome 7, odDysAvar1.4, whole genome shotgun sequence genomic region harbors:
- the LOC136262481 gene encoding galactose-1-phosphate uridylyltransferase-like, producing MDAPEFDPTEHQHRRYNPLTEEWVLVSPHRLKRPWSGQVEKPPEEVIPPHDPKNPLCPGATRANGKVNPNYDGVFVFENDFSALLKSGPEPAPPAHPLMQSASANGTCRVICFHPRSDLTLPVMEMADVRRVVDEWANQTVDLGKTYDWVQIFENKGKVMGCSNPHPHCQIWACSFLPTYPQKSDNSQRKYFKEHGRPMLMDYISLELEKKERIVAENDHWLVVVPYWAVWPYETMLLPKRHVLRLPDLTDEERNSLAAIMKILLTKYDNMFECSFPYSMGWHGAPTGPRMTEDNSHWQLHALYYPPLLRSATVKKFMVGFEMLAQAQRDITAEQVAEKLRNLPETHYRMKK from the exons ATGGACGCTCCCGAGTTCGACCCGACAGAACATCAACACAGGCGCTACAACCCGCTAACTGAGGAATGGGTACTGGTGTCCCCGCATAGGCTGAAGAGGCCGTGGAGTGGACAAGTGGAGAAGCCACCAGAGGAGGTTATTCCACCTCATGACCCCAAGAATCCGCTTTGTCCAGGAGCCACCAGAGCTAATGGCAAG GTGAATCCCAACTATGATGGGGTGTTTGTGTTTGAGAATGACTTCTCTGCGCTGCTCAAATCAGGACCAGAGCCAG CGCCCCCAGCTCATCCACTGATGCAGTCTGCCTCAGCTAATGGCACTTG TCGAGTGATCTGCTTTCACCCTCGTTCTGATCTCACATTACCTGTGATGGAGATGGCTGATGTACGCCGTGTTGTGGATGAATGGGCCAATCAAACTGTAGACCTTGGGAAGACATATGACTGGGTACAGATATTTGAGAACAAGGGAAAAGTAATGGGTTGCTCTAATCCTCACCCACATTGTCAG ATATGGGCGTGTTCATTTCTCCCAACTTATCCACAAAAATCT GACAACAGCCAACGTAAATATTTCAAAGAACATGGCAGACCAATGTTAATGGATTACATCTCACTGGAGCTGGAGAAGAAG GAACGAATTGTTGCTGAGAATGATCACTGGCTAGTAGTTGTACCTTACTG GGCAGTGTGGCCATATGAGACAATGTTGCTACCAAAGCGACATGTGTTAAGACTACCTGATCTTACTGATGAGGAGAGAAATTCACTGGCAGCCATCATGAAAATTCTGTTAACAAAATATGATAATATGTTTGAATGTTCTTTCCCTTATTCAATGGGGTGGCATG GGGCTCCTACTGGTCCTCGCATGACGGAAGACAACAG TCATTGGCAACTTCATGCACTCTATTATCCTCCATTGCTTCGTTCTGCTACA GTTAAgaagtttatggttggctttgagATGCTTGCACAGGCACAGCGTGACATTACCGCTGAGCAAGTAGCAGAGAAGTTGAGGAATCTTCCTGAAACTCACTACAGAATGAAG AAATAG
- the LOC136262494 gene encoding ubiquitin-conjugating enzyme E2 R2-like, protein MAAAAASVRSLTIELISLQKEPVEGFTVSLDNEDDMYLWRVAIFGPPETPYEGGYFKALIKFPLDYPYSPPSMKFVSPIFHPNVYEDGEVCISILHPPIDDPHSGELPAERWNPTQTVRTILLSVISLLNEPNTSSAANVDASVMYRKWVEKKDDRYVKFIRKQVESSKSEAAKDGIQVPTTREEYCKIQKEPTTASSDICDEYFYDDYHYQDDDEDDDYVDDSNDSIDHESDE, encoded by the exons ATGGCTGCCGCGGCAGCGTCGGTCCGTTCCCTGACAATTGAACTGATTTCACTACAAAAGGAACCAGTGGAGGGCTTCACTGTTAGTCTTGACAATGAAGACGACATGTACCTGTGGCGAGTAGCTATATTTGGCCCACCAGAAACTCCTTATGAAGGAGGATACTTCAAG GCATTAATTAAATTTCCATTGGACTACCCATATTCTCCACCAAGTATGAAGTTTGTTTCCCCCATCTTCCACCCCAATGTCTATGAG gATGGAGAAGTCTGCATATCCATCCTTCATCCACCAATAGATGATCCACACAGTGGAGAGCTTCCAGCTGAAAGATGGAACCCTACACAAACAGTCAG GACTATACTATTAAGTGTCATCTCACTATTAAATGAACCCAATACATCTTCTGCTGCTAATGTGGATGCATCAGTAATGTACAGAAAATGGGTAGAGAAGAAAGATGATCGTTATGTAAAATTTATAAG GAAACAAGTTGAGTCATCCAAGTCAGAGGCAGCAAAGGATGGCATCCAAGTACCCACAACACGAGAGGAATACTGTAAAATTCAAAAAGAACCAACAACTGCTAGCAGTGACATTTGTGACGAGTACTTTTATGATGATTACCACTATCAAGATGATGACGAAGACGATGATTACGTTGATGATTCAAATGACAGTATCGATCATGAAAGTGATGAGTGA